A single region of the Selenomonas sp. oral taxon 920 genome encodes:
- a CDS encoding ArnT family glycosyltransferase: MNERISTIAAILCLVLLYFWGNGALAVTAPVEVNYAQTAKEMLAAGDWLSPQIYGNYWYDKPIFFYWELLAAFSLFGVTDFAARFFPALFAAGGLCLTYAFARRIYDERTAFWSAIILGTGVLYSVLAKLILTDMSLFVFFGGTLGAFFLGYYEGRRKYFYIAYACAGLGVLTKGPIGFLLPGLVILVFLLMRRDLAALGRIALPTGFLVFAAVCAPWYIYMYFVHGAEFVNTFLGIHNVLRATVSEHAQWDVWYFYLGIYFLGMFPWSFALPLALYRAWRVRPFIDVRTQFLLAWAIVVPVFFQFMATKYPTYSFPAFLPTAILTARLLVHNNQRLLKAGTILGMGLYLAVVFIVTNYSERDGHFSGKGAAAIISQTMKEDDLLVCCGDYTATVPYYTGHMMYELATREEIAARAPKEMSWNSKNVMPFLPIDELPYDRTVYLVLERHAFDAFEEIFTGQNWEELGVLPAEGKAKLRVYRRAAEIR, from the coding sequence TTGCGGCGATTCTCTGCCTCGTCCTGCTTTACTTTTGGGGCAACGGTGCGCTTGCCGTAACAGCTCCCGTCGAGGTGAACTATGCACAGACGGCAAAGGAGATGCTGGCGGCGGGGGACTGGCTCTCGCCGCAGATCTATGGGAACTACTGGTACGACAAGCCGATTTTCTTTTATTGGGAACTCCTTGCGGCATTCTCCCTGTTTGGCGTGACGGATTTTGCCGCACGCTTCTTTCCTGCGCTTTTTGCTGCAGGGGGACTGTGTCTGACCTATGCCTTTGCACGTCGGATCTACGATGAGCGAACGGCGTTCTGGTCGGCGATCATCCTTGGGACGGGCGTGCTCTATTCGGTGCTTGCAAAGCTTATCCTCACGGATATGAGCCTCTTTGTCTTCTTCGGCGGGACACTCGGCGCGTTCTTTCTCGGATACTACGAGGGGCGGCGGAAATACTTCTACATCGCTTACGCCTGTGCGGGACTCGGTGTCCTCACGAAGGGGCCGATCGGCTTCCTCCTGCCGGGGCTTGTCATCCTCGTCTTCCTGCTTATGCGGCGCGATCTCGCGGCGCTCGGACGCATTGCGCTCCCCACGGGTTTCCTCGTCTTTGCAGCGGTCTGCGCACCGTGGTACATTTATATGTATTTTGTGCACGGCGCGGAGTTCGTAAACACCTTCCTCGGGATTCACAATGTTCTGCGTGCAACGGTGTCTGAGCACGCACAGTGGGATGTCTGGTATTTCTATCTCGGCATCTACTTCCTCGGGATGTTCCCATGGAGCTTTGCACTGCCGCTAGCACTCTACCGTGCATGGCGGGTGCGCCCCTTCATAGATGTGCGCACGCAATTTCTGCTGGCGTGGGCGATTGTCGTGCCCGTGTTCTTCCAGTTTATGGCGACAAAGTATCCGACGTACAGTTTCCCCGCCTTTTTGCCGACGGCGATCCTCACGGCACGCCTTCTCGTGCACAATAATCAGCGTCTGCTGAAAGCGGGGACAATCCTCGGGATGGGGCTGTATCTCGCCGTGGTCTTTATCGTGACGAACTACTCTGAACGTGACGGGCATTTCAGCGGCAAGGGGGCGGCGGCGATCATCTCTCAGACGATGAAGGAGGATGACCTGCTCGTCTGCTGCGGCGACTACACGGCGACGGTTCCGTACTATACGGGCCATATGATGTACGAACTCGCGACGCGTGAGGAGATCGCCGCACGCGCGCCGAAGGAGATGAGTTGGAACAGCAAGAATGTCATGCCGTTCCTCCCCATCGACGAGCTGCCGTACGATCGGACCGTGTATCTCGTCTTAGAG